DNA from Gadus chalcogrammus isolate NIFS_2021 chromosome 11, NIFS_Gcha_1.0, whole genome shotgun sequence:
AAGTGCACTTCATTATCCCTAAAGCACACTTACTTAAAGGCGCAGTGCTCTCATTTCTGCAGTGCACTGTCAAAACAGCCTTTGCGCACCTACCGTAAATGAGTTTGCAGTTTGAcggttcttcttctgtggtattTTTTTTCTGCTTCATCCATAATGGACTTTTAATAGCTACCAATTTCAATTACCATCAATCAATTTATAtcgtttttttctgtatttattttagcGCTGTAtggttagatttttttttttcaactgttACAATGTCCTCCATTTTCAGATTTGAAATTCCCGCCCCCTCCGCTACGTagacaagatggcggccgttgaGGGTGGAAAGTGTCCATCGGTGCACACTCAAGTTTTAGATCGTTTTGAGTGCGCCGCTGAGGTACTTCCAGTGCACTGCGTTTTGGCCCAATCTCAATTTATGCGCAAAGTCCACTCAAAAAAGTAAGTGCAAGTATAGAAGTGCGCGATTTCAGACACAGCAATGGTCTGGTTCTGGACTgagagttctaggaaggagTGGGAGGGACTCTCTCCAGGATCACCGAACAAACGGCTCCGTCCTCCAGCCTCCAGTTTGTTCTGTGATCCTGGAGAGCAGCGACCCACAAGGCCCGGCGTGTGTGGGCTACTCACTTGCAGTGGAAGCCGCGGTTCATGCCCTTGTGCTTGACCCTGATGTGGCGCCGAAGGctagaggtggtggtgaaggtacCCTCACACTTGGTACAGGGAAACTTCTTCAGtgtcaacaacacacaaatacatctgGTTAGCTTTGTAGTCCTCAATTAAATACCACCAGGTTTGGTACCCCTCTCGAAGGGGCCCCGTCCCGGAGTAGCCCCAGCTGACCAGCAGCCCTATCAGGGCCCTTACCAGGGGAAACATCACCAGAAATCTAATAACGCCAGCATTGGGGACGGTATATCTGAGAAAGAAGTCAGACAGTATCTAGTGGGGAGGCTTTAGGGTGAGAGCTGACCTTGCCGTGCTGCTTGGCCATGTGGGCGAGGTAGAGCTCCCGGTCTGCGTAGTGCGTCTGGCAGGGCAGGCAGCTCCACGCcgaggggccccggggccgctcGCCGTTCCCAGCctcatcctcgtcctcctcgtccctccAGTCCTCCCCGTCCGAGCTCTCCGTCTTCAAAGAGGCTCGGGGCTGGGAGGCGGGGGCCAGGGCCGGGGGAGGCTCTGCCTTGGCTGGGACCGTCTTATGGGAAGCCTGGAGGATGGATTTGGACCCACTCAAAAAGCATCCTTGAATAAAATTGGAATTGTACATCATTTCTGTCAATACTAAAGGAATAAAAACGTTATCCAAGATGGACGTTACCGCGATGTGGTCCACCAGCGAGGTCCTCTGGGAGTACAGCTTGGGGCACTCGGGGCACTTAAAAACGTGCACCGTCTGGTTGGCCAGGTGGGTGTCAAAGTGCACGTAGAGCAGGGACTTCTGGGTAAACACTgtgtcacacatcacacatttaTAGATCAACCTGCggaggagagaaaagaagaTCTCCCAGTTCAGAACACCGTTGACAGGGGTCACAAAGGCTAGCcaagcgtgtgcgtgcgtgcgtgcgtgcgtgcgtgcgtgcgtgcgtgcgtgcgtaggtACTTGGGCTGGCCCCCGGTGAGGGTGGGGTGCTGGGCCGTGATGTGGTTCTGGATGCTGGGGGAAGACTTGAAGGCCATCGGGCAGCTGGGGCACTTATGGAACATGTCACAGTGAGCCATCTGGATGTGAGACTTGACCGAGATCAGACCTCCGAACACCACCTGGCAGCTGGAACACCTGCGGAGGTGAAGGACACGGGAGAACATCAGCGGCTCCCCTGAAACACTCCAGGTCTACGTTTACCCGGGTCCTCTGCGGACCAGCGGCGCTCACCGGTATCCGATGCGTCGGGTGAAGTGCAGGCAGGCCTCCTCCAGGTGGGTCTGGAAGGCCGCCTGGCTGGCCGCCGTGCCGCCGCACTCGGGGCAGACGTGGGGGGGGAGGGCcttgtggatgcgctggtgagCGCTGGCGCTGCAGCCGTTGGAGAGCAGGATGGGGGGAGAGCACTCCTTGCACGGCTGGAGGGGTGTGGAGAGGGCAGGTTAGCGGCGTGGTCACGCGAGGTGGGATACCGACCGTACGGCGTTAGTAGTGCGGACTCACGCTGCTGTACGCTGGGTTGAGCTCCTGGAAGTGAGCGGCCACCTCTTCTTTGCTGCTGAACTGAAGCAGACACTCGGGGCACTTGTTGCCGCTGTACTGCACCACTTCGGCCGCCACCTTCCTGCCGGGGGGGGCCTGCTGTGGCTGTACAGCGGGGGCCGAGGTGCTCACACTGGGGGTGGAGGAAGACGATGGTCCGGCGGAGGAAGTCACTGAGGAAGAGTTGGGGAGAACAAAGCAGCCCGATTTCACATTGGCCATATCACATATAAAATCTCGCCCTACTCtgtaggggtgggaatcacagGGTACCTCACGATACGATGTTGTACGCGATACATGGCTCGCGATACAGATAATATGGCGATACAGCGATTGTGCAATAATTGATATAGCGTTAGACAAACAAACGTGTTGCTGTTTATTTCCTGTCTAACCCCGTCATAAAAATGCTAAATTAATtcttaaaagaaaataatattatCGCAATATTTTGCGCCAGTGTATCGATTCTCGCATCGCACGAAGAAGGGCGACGATATATCGCCGTATCGATATTTCGTCCCACccctactactcctactactctATGATCCCAGTATCCAAGGGGGTGGGTATCACTGACCAACGGCTGCAGGCTCCTGCTGCCCGATCATCTGCTCCACGGTGACGGGCTTCATGATCAGGTGGGAGCACTGCATGACCAGCCCGCGCTCCTTGTGCTCGCGGGCGTGCAGCAGCAGGCTGCACTTGTTGAAGAAAGCCAGCCGCTTGGCGCAGTGGTTGCAGGTCACCTCGATACGCAGCGAGCGGCGGTCGTAGTGCCGGGCCAGGCTGCGCTCCAGGGCGAAGGCATCGCCACACTCCAGGCAGCGGTAGCCCTGTGGCAGGGGGAGAGCTCTCCAAGTTGGATACAGTGACATAGGCGGCGGCACACTTTGATTCATATTCATAACTTTCAGTCATGTTCTAAACACAAATTAAACCGAATCCCAATCCCAGCACAATTTTCtcttagcctggctccgcccgcctacgtacttccgctcaattttcaattCCCTTACTACGTCTGGGTTTGCGGTTTGAGGCTTTCTCCAAATTTTgccggtccaatcagcgaacagggggaggggctgagaacaatgacgttgagGTCGTGCTCTAGTTTCAGTTGCagtcaaacgttagcgattggttatggcacaTCCAGAGTGGCACCGGGCAGATCGTATAGTTTTAAACTCCAACAGACACCGGCcctcaagtgagttaacgtttgtcaatagAGAGTGGcgagactctctgtgcaaattaaatgaagtacgagagtctggtaggaccagtcTAATTTTCGATCACTTTTCAGTTCAAATAAGTCAAAAATTTGTATCTGgtcttataaataaatataaataaataattaagtattaatcaacaaaaaatgtaatgcaaacaatcaGAAATCAACAGTCTAATAATACTTTATTTTGTGACTGAACTTTAAGAAGGTAACCCCTAGGATCTTGGTGTATAATCAGAATTTGACTGACTTCCAAATTAACTTGCATGGTCTTTAATCCACATGAAGGACATGGAAGTGGGGGGTGTTGTTACCTGTGCAGGCAGGGGCAGGCCCCACTCGGCGGGAGGGGGAGAGCTGAGGTCTGGCTTGTAGCTGGGCAGCAGGTTCTTGCTGTTGAGGATCTTGTTGAAAGCCTCCACCAGGTTGGACTGGCTCTTGGAGATGATGGCCCCCGTGTTGTTCACGATGGAGGCGGGCCTGCTGCTCCCCTGGGGGGGCTGGAGCGCGGCGGGCGAGGACACCGCCAGCCCACTGGTCAGCGTCTTATGGCCGAGGCTGCGCAGGTCGGCGCCCGCTGACCTGAAccttggggaggaggagatggtgggcaGCGCTGCCGACTTAGTGATGCTGACGGCCGCCGCGGAGACCTTTGCTTTGGTGTCTGCAGAACCTTTGCTGCTCTTCACCTTGCTGGCGGCCACCAACATGGCCGTACTGGCGTCCTGGAGCGCTGACGCTGCGGCAGGGAGTTCGCCACCCTTTGCTGTTTTTTTCAGAAACTGTTGGGATGCGTCGGTCTTGGGCTTGCTGGTGAGAGGGGCCGGTGGTgggagtggcggtggtggtggggtggagacCGCTGCCGCCTTAGAAGAGGCTCTGCCTTTCCCCGCTGGTCGGGTCACAGTCCTCGTGATGGCGCCCGTAGGTGTTTTCACCATCTTGATTTTGACTTTAAGCGGGCGGGAAGGAGATGACATTCTGCCTGTGACTGCAGTAGTGGTCGACACAAGAGCTGCAGTGGATGAGTCTGCTGTCAGACTCTCCTTATCCATTTTCCCTTCATATTCAACCTCCATTTTATCCACATCACCTTTATTGACACCTCCTGTTCGGCTGTCCTGACTTAAATCACTGTCCATGTGCTCCTCTTTGTCCAGACAGGTCCCTTGGCTGAAGGCGGCaggttgaactgggcttgggcTGCTCTTGGGGATCACATAGCCCGTTTGATCGGGCGGTGGGCTCTCGGGAGAGTCTCTGTCATCTATCACATGCTCAGGGTATTCCTCCTCTTGTAAGGTGGAGCCCTTCTGGTTAGTGGAGATGTGTGCTTGTGGTTGCTGGGAGACTAAGGGCGGAGTAGGAGACGTGGACGGCAGTTTCTTGGGACGAAGTTCAGTATTTAAAGACGTCAACAaagaggagagacgaggagcACCTGGATGTTTACCAGACTCTTTTTCAGGAGAGCAACGCTGCTTCATGGATACGGATCGCCGGGGATATTTTGGAGGAGAGGTAATCAGCAGCTCTGGGCTTTCATGAATCATTAGTGGGCTTCCTAAATCAGGCTCTGAATCCTCTTCATCGGACTGAATGATGTGCCTTAACCTGTCTCCTGTACTCTCGGCCTGGGTAGGACCGGAGGCTTGTGTACTGTGATGATAGCCCGGCTTCTGTTGTAGTTTGTGTTTGAAAAGAGGCGGTGGGTTTTGGTTTGAAGGAAGAAAGTGTGTGGAAGCTGATGAAGCTGGAGGTTGGACGGCAGAGCAATCAGAGATGATTGACGACTGCGGGTAGAGTGGGTTCAGCTTGCTCATGAGGTCGGTTGTATGTCTAAGCGATTCTATTTGAGCTAGTCCCCTCTTATTCTCTTCACTAGAGGGCAATGCAGAATCACTTGACCAGTGGTCTCCGTTAGCCTGTTCCTTAGACTTGATGCCTGATTCTTCAAAGCCATTGGACTTCTGAGGTCCACTACTAGGGTCACTGAGTGTTTTCTGGCTCAGCTGAGAAGCAGGAAGAGTATCACCCTCGTGTTTAGAGTCTAatccacaaataaaaaaactgtCTGTGCTATCAATCGAAGGTTTGGTATCGTTTGTGAAGGTGTTATCAAGTTCTCCAGAGGATTCAGGCCTGACTCTATTCTTCACTATTACACTGACTACTGGGGGGTTGCTTTGGGAAGCTGGCGAACACGGAAAGCTAGACGGACTACCGTCGTCTGTTCTGCTTTTCCCCGAgttcccctcctgctcctcgctcTCTTCTGGACTCGACTGAATGGCTTCCTTGGCATCAACGTCGGGAATGTCAAACGCTGCCAGCAGGTCGTCAAAATCGGGGGTCTTCATATCCCCCATTACCTGCAAAAAGCGTGAGACCTGAAAGTGTACAAACAACTTGCTAAATGCACGCAATAGTTCTTTCAGGTAACTTTTAACATTTCTAATCAAATATCTAAAGTGaaactaaaataataaacagGATCGTCTCAATAGTACCTATTTGTAAGACGTAGTTGTGCGCTATCTGGACACGGCTCAGCGTGTCATGTCAGTCCTGCCAGCGTTGTTGCCAGATTTCGTGCCCAATCTTGCAACACTTGCTACAGCGcgctgcagccagggttgccagattggtctgaAAATTGgccccaatctggcaacactgtctgACACGTTAGAGCGGTGGGTCACTGGTTAGCCACCACAGCTTTAGCATAGCTGGATATCGTTGTGTTTCAACTTTGCCCTCTTTTTTTAATATCTTGCTGTCCCTGCCATATTATtgtaacgtgtttctaatgcgTGTAACATATGTAGCCAACTTTCATACATTTATACTAACAACAACGTCAATAAACTTTGTTTACCTGCTAGCAGAATTGTTTCCTGCCTTTTCTTTCTGGCGCAGAAGTTAATCGTCACTGGTCGACTGGTACACGATTGTATGAGCTCAGAATGAACCCTACCGGTGGTGCATAGCTACTGTGCCGATGCCCGCTAAAGCGAGAAAAAGCTCAACCCAGTGGTAAAAAAGTTGttgccatttatttacatttgctGTTCGTTTAATGATCAAATcctaaaggaaaaaaaaaggtctAGATTGACATGGAAGACCATTTCCTCCCTAACTCGTTTCATAAATTTGCTCACCAATGGCAATTTTCATATTGTACGTTTATTAAGTAGTTGTTGCAGTCATCGCAATACAAAAGCCTCAATTATGTccagacacaaacatgcacaaataAACTCACGCACACTAATGTGTCACACATGTttcaaatagaaaaatattgAAGGAAGTTGACATGAAGTTTATGGTTGTACAGAATGCCTTGTCAAGTGAGTTCAGGTTAATCGGTTAAACTGAAATAAAATTACACCTGgccttattttgtttattagtcCTACACTCTTTATTTATTGCTTTCCTCATCCTTCTTGGCGTCAGGTTTTGACCCTGTTTGGGGGGCAAGAGAACCCATTGCATTGCGGATGGCTTCGTTATTGGGGTCCACTCCAGGGAGATTTTCTAAGACACTCTGAAGAAACTCTGGGTCTTGCATGACATCGTAGTCCTCCTCATCCTACGGACATCAAGGATGATACAAATCAATGTAAACTAATAACAAGGAAGATGTGGCAAATATTTCCCTGGGAATGGACTCTTACCTTGGCCTCAGTGGATTCCATGTCAGCCCCAGTGTCCATGTCCTCACCTCCAATCTCTGAGACAGAGGGACAAACTTGCATTGTAAACCAATGTGAATTATTGCAATAGAAAGCTGTATATCTATATGCAAATCAAGGTCATGCTTCTCAAAAGTTTTTAGTGACCAACCTCCCCCCTGCATGGACATCTGCAGTGCATATGCGATCTGCTCGTCCTCCGTCATGCGGCTGAAGTCAGGCAGAGCAGGTGTGgctgtgtctgtctgagtgaCAGACATCTTCAACAGGGCCTCCTCACTCTCTGCAACAGAAACAAATGAAACAAAGTAAGGAATAAGAAGAGAACACTTGGCGAAAGAAGAGAACTCCAACAGAACAATAGAGTTGGATTGGGTGCCAAACTGAGTGGTAGACACTCGCTTACCGTCTGCAGGGGAGGGCACCCCGGCCTCAGCAGCAGACACCACAGAAGCTCTACGGGCCTCGTCctcctgcctctgcctctgctcctCCATAGATACTCTCAAGGCCTGTAGATAGTTCAGATGAATAATGATCACCAACTATCTGTAAACTGGTCCATGATACAAAAATTATAATTGAAAGGCCTACTGGCCTTATGCAAATCATCGAGTCTTCTAATAAAATAGGATTAACCAAATGGTTAATGCTATGTTGCAATATGTTGCAACACATATAACAATGTTTACCAAGGCCAGTTCAGGGTCTGCGCTTGGATCCACTCCAAACTCAAAGTCACTGGCCCCAAGGCCGAGGATAGCACCGCCCTCCCCGGCCAAGATGGGTGAGGAAAGGAGAGCATCGGCCAGGCTGGGCCCTGGAGGAACGGTAACCAGGTGAGATCCCGCTCCCTCTTTTCCATTCAGGGTGTTTATGAAGGTAGTCAGCTTCTCTGTGTTAATCTCCTGTGGGTAAAACATAAAAGGGTCTTACATACACGATCTGGCCGGTGCTTGATGCTGAAGGCCACGTACGAGTTAGGTTTAAGCTTCTGTCACTTATGGTATAACGTCACAATGATTGTGGACGTGTGGAACTTCATCTGGACAGCGGTTGCTGTTGATATCCATATCGGAAGTATTGTTATGTTTCTCAGACAGGATGCGTGTGATTGGCGGAGCTCCGTTTGGGCATCAGTTGATATTGATTTCTGCGAGAGGGTTGCACTTCTCGGGTACTCGTAGTATAATGCCAATGAGTGGCATTTTATATACATCATCGCTCAACATAACTCTCATACACAACGGTAAAAAAAGGGCGTGGGTAGTAACCTTGGGGAGAACTCGCCATCTTCCTAGAACTCGTAGCCTAAAACTAATTTTTTCAAATCTCATGGGATTCAAATTCAAGCGGAATCAGGGGGTTCCACTCACAccttaaagaagaaaaataaatacctcCTCTCCAAAGTTTATGATATCCACATTGACCTTTTCCTTTTTGAGACGCTTGGCCATTTTAATCAACTAGGGGAGAGGAAAACATCGTTCAACAAATTAAGCACACACCTGCTTTTTGTCAGAGACAATAGTGTGCTCACAATTTGAGAATACTAGCTAGTTGTAAAATTTCAGCTCATAATGAAGCCATACAATAAAACATTGTTTAGTCCAAAACTGAAAGCTTTTGGCATAAATATTAAATTTCATCAAACGTATCTAGGTAATCTATATGTCCAGCAACATTAGGTGTAAAACATGTACTAAAGAGGTTGATTGCAATACGGTTGCTTGCTTGACACATGTTTAAGTAAATAACAAATTGTTTAATAGTGGCAACTGACATTGAGTACAAGACGCCAAACTTACATCCTTCTCGTTGTCTTCAACTGGACTGCCAACAAATGCAATGATGCGCATCTTGTGGTTTTTCCCCTGTCTGTGCTTCAGAGCAAGCTGCAGAGGACACAAAAACAGTGAACCAGGGACTATACTTCGGCACTTTCGCACTTTACTATATTGCACCTTTATTTGAATCACAATAACTACTTCACAACACTGTGAATATTCTATTCTGTATAATGTATACACTGTCTGTCtatatatgttgtgtgtattcAATGTTGTCTTATTGCactattattatgttatgttatatgttTGTTATTGTCTTTTTGCATTATTAGGTTATTATGTAATATGTTGTTTGGTAAATATATTAATAGCACATTTGGAGGATGGGGAAACGCAATTTCGGTCCTCTATGTAACTTCTTAAACGGTTGGTCTGACAT
Protein-coding regions in this window:
- the LOC130391784 gene encoding 26S proteasome non-ATPase regulatory subunit 4-like; translated protein: MGLESTMVCVDNSEYMRNGDFMPTRLQAQQDAVNIVCHSKTRSNPENNVGLITMADNCEVLTTLTPDTGRILSKLHAVQPRGNICFCTGIRVAHLALKHRQGKNHKMRIIAFVGSPVEDNEKDLIKMAKRLKKEKVNVDIINFGEEEINTEKLTTFINTLNGKEGAGSHLVTVPPGPSLADALLSSPILAGEGGAILGLGASDFEFGVDPSADPELALALRVSMEEQRQRQEDEARRASVVSAAEAGVPSPADESEEALLKMSVTQTDTATPALPDFSRMTEDEQIAYALQMSMQGGEIGGEDMDTGADMESTEAKDEEDYDVMQDPEFLQSVLENLPGVDPNNEAIRNAMGSLAPQTGSKPDAKKDEESNK
- the znf687a gene encoding zinc finger protein 687a, giving the protein MGDMKTPDFDDLLAAFDIPDVDAKEAIQSSPEESEEQEGNSGKSRTDDGSPSSFPCSPASQSNPPVVSVIVKNRVRPESSGELDNTFTNDTKPSIDSTDSFFICGLDSKHEGDTLPASQLSQKTLSDPSSGPQKSNGFEESGIKSKEQANGDHWSSDSALPSSEENKRGLAQIESLRHTTDLMSKLNPLYPQSSIISDCSAVQPPASSASTHFLPSNQNPPPLFKHKLQQKPGYHHSTQASGPTQAESTGDRLRHIIQSDEEDSEPDLGSPLMIHESPELLITSPPKYPRRSVSMKQRCSPEKESGKHPGAPRLSSLLTSLNTELRPKKLPSTSPTPPLVSQQPQAHISTNQKGSTLQEEEYPEHVIDDRDSPESPPPDQTGYVIPKSSPSPVQPAAFSQGTCLDKEEHMDSDLSQDSRTGGVNKGDVDKMEVEYEGKMDKESLTADSSTAALVSTTTAVTGRMSSPSRPLKVKIKMVKTPTGAITRTVTRPAGKGRASSKAAAVSTPPPPPLPPPAPLTSKPKTDASQQFLKKTAKGGELPAAASALQDASTAMLVAASKVKSSKGSADTKAKVSAAAVSITKSAALPTISSSPRFRSAGADLRSLGHKTLTSGLAVSSPAALQPPQGSSRPASIVNNTGAIISKSQSNLVEAFNKILNSKNLLPSYKPDLSSPPPAEWGLPLPAQGYRCLECGDAFALERSLARHYDRRSLRIEVTCNHCAKRLAFFNKCSLLLHAREHKERGLVMQCSHLIMKPVTVEQMIGQQEPAAVVTSSAGPSSSSTPSVSTSAPAVQPQQAPPGRKVAAEVVQYSGNKCPECLLQFSSKEEVAAHFQELNPAYSSPCKECSPPILLSNGCSASAHQRIHKALPPHVCPECGGTAASQAAFQTHLEEACLHFTRRIGYRCSSCQVVFGGLISVKSHIQMAHCDMFHKCPSCPMAFKSSPSIQNHITAQHPTLTGGQPKLIYKCVMCDTVFTQKSLLYVHFDTHLANQTVHVFKCPECPKLYSQRTSLVDHIAASHKTVPAKAEPPPALAPASQPRASLKTESSDGEDWRDEEDEDEAGNGERPRGPSAWSCLPCQTHYADRELYLAHMAKQHGKKFPCTKCEGTFTTTSSLRRHIRVKHKGMNRGFHCKLCTKGQKTFNSRVMLERHIQLRHGTAAVSQDSSLGASGLDDSSSEQDGGSGCVPGRRIPRRAEPEEASAGGTSPAKRTRLSAAAAPTPPALPESGFRCAPCGFTTEDQGVFLEHIPQHRTEGPAGGGQQCLHCGACFTSASSLSRHRFITHKVRDAPADLHQGPGDRLAPAASPGPSGSHEDLMLPPSPASQGAAAPGRDGEGRLPCRVCGKSFDRASDLNTHFRTHGMAFINAKNAAEKS